The proteins below are encoded in one region of Helianthus annuus cultivar XRQ/B chromosome 2, HanXRQr2.0-SUNRISE, whole genome shotgun sequence:
- the LOC110912192 gene encoding AP-1 complex subunit mu-2-like: MAGAVSALFILDIKGRCLISRHYRGDILSVEAERFFTKLLENEEDIEAQGPVVFDNGVSHIFIRHNNVYLMAVSRQNCNVASLIAFLHKLADVFEYYFEELVEESLRDNFVVVYELLDEMMDFGYPQYTEATILSEFIKTDAYRLEVTQRPPMAVTNAVSWRNEGIYYKKNEVFLDVIESVNILVNSNRQLIRSEVGGALKMRTCLSGMPECKLGLNDRVLMDAQDRSSKGKCIDLEDIRFHQCVRLARYEKDRTISFIPPDGSFDLMTYRISTQVKPLIWVEAQIEKHARSRIEMLVKARSQFRERSNATNVQISIPVPSDATKPIVRTTMGAASYAPEHDSLIWRIRSFPGDKEYMLGAEFRLPSVAYEDPTPNKKTPIRVKFEIPYFTVSGIQVRHLKVIEKSAYQTLPWVRYITMAGEYEIRLQ; the protein is encoded by the exons ATGGCTGGAGCCGTTTCAGCGCTTTTCATTCTCGATATCAAGGGCCGCTGTTTGATCAGTCGTCACTATCGTGGTGATATTTTATCCGTTGAAGCCGAGAGATTCTTCACAAAACTTCTTGAGAATGAG GAAGATATTGAGGCTCAAGGTCCAGTAGTATTTGATAACGGCGTGTCTCACATATTCATTCGACACAACAATGTATACTTAATGGCTGTATCCAGGCAAAACTGTAACGTTGCTAGCCTCATTGCATTTCTCCACAAGTTAGCCGAT gttttcgagtATTATTTCGAAGAGTTGGTTGAAGAATCTCTTAGAGATAACTTTGTTGTAGTG TATGAATTACTCGACGAAATGATGGACTTTGGTTACCCACAATATACCGAAGCAACGATTTTAAGCGAGTTTATCAAGACTGACGCTTATAGGTTGGAAGTTACACAAAGGCCTCCAATGGCTGTAACCAATGCGGTCTCGTGGCGAAATGAAGGAATATATTACAAAAAGAATGAA GTATTCCTGGATGTGATTGAAAGTGTTAACATACTAGTCAATAGTAACCGACAGTTGATTCGGTCAGAAGTTGGCGGGGCGTTAAAGATGAGAACGTGTTTAAG TGGAATGCCTGAGTGCAAGCTTGGGCTTAACGATAGAGTTCTAATGGATGCACAAGATCGGTCTTCAAAGGGGAAATGCATTGATTTAGAAGACATCAGATTTCACCA ATGTGTACGTCTAGCGCGCTATGAAAAGGACCGCACAATATCTTTTATTCCTCCTGATGGATCATTTGATCTAATGACATATAGGATTAGCACTCAG GTGAAACCGTTAATTTGGGTTGAGGCTCAAATCGAAAAACATGCGAGAAGTAGGATTGAGATGCTTGTAAAAGCTAGAAGCCAATTTAGAGAGCGAAG TAACGCAACAAATGTCCAAATTAGCATACCCGTGCCATCCGATGCTACAAAACCAATTGTTCGAACAACAATGGGAGCCGCTTCATATGCTCCTGAACACGATTCGCTTATATGGAGAATAAGGTCATTCCCCGGTGACAAG GAGTATATGTTAGGGGCCGAGTTTAGACTCCCGAGTGTCGCTTATGAAGATCCAACCCCAAACAAAAAAACTCCTATACGTGTGAAGTTTGAGATACCGTATTTTACTGTATCTGGTATACAG GTTCGTCACCTGAAGGTTATCGAAAAAAGTGCTTACCAGACACTACCATGGGTGAGATACATAACAATGGCTGGTGAATATGAAATAAGACTACAGTGA
- the LOC110912176 gene encoding FKBP12-interacting protein of 37 kDa encodes MTSRSQIDDDDDFGGDLPGVNAARVSGNKRGFGDIDDDDDDMFGAKKANLKVEETAPGVATGMILSLRESLQSCKDALATCQSELEEAKSEVQKWHSAFQKESFIPSGSSVESRVVVNYLQNLKSSEESIREQLEKAKKKEAAFIVTIAKREQEIADLKAAVRDLRSQLKPLSMQARRLLLDPAIHEEFMRLKNLVEEKDKKVKELQDNVAAVNFTPQSKMGKMLMAKCRTLQEENEEIGNQAKEGKIHELSMKLALQKSQNLELRSHVEGLCKHMEGLTDDVEKSNEMVLILEEKLNDREAEIKRLRHQLQQYDVAEEKTDTLATDEKDTNADVAVPMEQEPEPEPKLENEEL; translated from the exons ATGACATCACGCTCTCAAATCGACGAC GATGATGATTTCGGTGGTGATTTGCCCGGAGTCAACGCTGCTAGGGTTTCAG GTAATAAGAGGGGATTTGGAGATattgatgacgatgatgatgatatgtTTGGCGCCAAAAAG GCTAATTTAAAAGTAGAAGAAACTGCCCCAGGTGTGGCAACCGGGATGATTTTATCCCTTCGTGAAAG CCTCCAAAGCTGTAAGGATGCTCTTGCAACATGCCAG TCGGAGCTCGAAGAAGCAAAATCAGAAGTTCAAAAGTGGCATTCTGCTTTTCAGAAGGAGTCCTTCATTCCTTCGGGCTCATCAGTTG AATCTAGAGTCGTAGTCAATTATCTCCAAAACCTAAAATCTTCTGAGGAATCAATTCGAGAGCAG CTAGAAAAAGCAAAGAAAAAGGAAGCCGCATTTATAGTAACTATTGCAAAGCGAGAGCAGGAAATTGCAGATTTGAAG gCCGCAGTTCGGGATTTAAGATCACAACTCAAGCCTCTATCAATGCAG GCAAGAAGATTATTACTTGATCCCGCAATTCATGAGGAGTTTATGCGTTTGAAG AATTTGGTAGAGGAAAAGGATAAGAAAGTGAAGGAGCTGCAGGACAACGTTGCGGCTGTCAACTTCACGCCACAAAGCAAAATGGGAAAAATGCTAATGGCGAAATGCAGGACCCTGCAAGAAGAAAACGAGGAGATAGGAAATCAAGCCAAAGAAGGAAAG ATACACGAGTTGTCAATGAAGCTTGCTTTGCAGAAGTCTCAGAATTTAGAACTCAGGAGCCATGTTGAAG GTTTATGCAAGCATATGGAGGGACTGACGGATGATGTTGAAAAATCAAATGAGATG GTGCTAATCTTAGAAGAGAAGCTTAACGACAGAGAAGCCGAGATCAAAAGATTAAGGCATCAGCTGCAACAATATGATGTGGCGGAGGAAAAAACAGACACACTTGCTACTGATGAAAAAGATACCAATGCGGATGTTGCTGTGCCTATGGAACAGGAACCTGAACCCGAACCCAAACTCGAAAATGAGGAATTATAG
- the LOC110902455 gene encoding palmitoyl-monogalactosyldiacylglycerol delta-7 desaturase, chloroplastic isoform X2, whose translation MKNMITVSQGGKDSEYGKILLSNVMVTRKRNLIMGRTWRTLDIQTAVSILVIHLLALFAPFTCTWRALWAAYATSVLRGILGIGLSYHRNLAHHSFKLPRWLEYTFAYIGVLAFQRDPISWVSIHRYHHQYVDTEKDTHSPIFGFWFSHMGWLFDSGYMLEKYQERNNVEDLKKQAFYRFIKKTYVLHLFAYVVLVYAFGGFTYLVWVVGVSTTFAYQGTFLVNSACHIWGNQAWNTGDLSKNNWWVTLIALGEGWHNNHHAFEYSARQGLEWWQFDFVWYMILFLEAIGLATNVKLPTEDHKLKKSFASLNKFK comes from the exons atgaaaaatatgaTCACAGTTTCACAAGGTGGAAAAGACTCCGAATACGGCAAAATACTTCTCTCGAATGTGATGGTTACGAGGAAAAGAAACCTCATCATGGGTCGTACATGGAGAACTCTTGATATCCAAACGGCTGTATCGATATTGGTTATCCACTTGCTTGCACTTTTCGCACCATTTACGTGTACTTGGCGTGCATTATGGGCGGCCTATGCGACCAGCGTGTTGCGTGGAATTCTTGGTATAGGTCTGTCGTATCACCGAAACCTTGCACACCACAGTTTTAAGCTGCCCAGATGGCTTGAGTACACCTTTGCTTATATTGGAGTCCTTGCTTTTCAG AGAGATCCTATATCTTGGGTGAGCATACATAGATATCACCACCAGTATGTCGATACCGAGAAAGATACACACTCTCCAATCTTTGGATTTTGGTTTAGCCATATGGGTTGGCTCTTTGATAGCGGCTACATGCTTGAAAAG TATCAAGAGCGTAATAATGTGGAGGATTTAAAGAAACAAGCATTCTATAGATTCATCAAAAAGACTTATGTATTGCATTTATTTGCATATGTTGTCCTCGTTTATGCTTTTGGTGGATTTACATACCTTGTTTGGGTCGTG GGAGTTTCAACAACATTTGCATATCAGGGGACCTTTCTTGTGAATTCAGCTTGTCATATATGGGGAAACCAAGCTTGGAACACAGGTGATCTCTCCAAGAATAATTG GTGGGTAACATTGATTGCTTTAGGTGAAGGATGGCATAATAATCATCATGCATTTGAGTATTCAGCTCGACAGGGGTTAGAATGGTGGCAATTTGATTTTGTTTGGTATATGATATTGTTTCTCGAAGCAATAGGGTTAGCCACCAATGTCAAATTACCAACTGAGGATCATAAGCTTAAGAAGTCGTTTGCTTCTCTTAACAAGTTCAAATGA
- the LOC110902455 gene encoding palmitoyl-monogalactosyldiacylglycerol delta-7 desaturase, chloroplastic isoform X1 has translation MKNMITVSQGGKDSEYGKILLSNVMVTRKRNLIMGRTWRTLDIQTAVSILVIHLLALFAPFTCTWRALWAAYATSVLRGILGIGLSYHRNLAHHSFKLPRWLEYTFAYIGVLAFQRDPISWVSIHRYHHQYVDTEKDTHSPIFGFWFSHMGWLFDSGYMLEKVLHTSMFQNDIKNCFSWQMFLFNLIFQYQERNNVEDLKKQAFYRFIKKTYVLHLFAYVVLVYAFGGFTYLVWVVGVSTTFAYQGTFLVNSACHIWGNQAWNTGDLSKNNWWVTLIALGEGWHNNHHAFEYSARQGLEWWQFDFVWYMILFLEAIGLATNVKLPTEDHKLKKSFASLNKFK, from the exons atgaaaaatatgaTCACAGTTTCACAAGGTGGAAAAGACTCCGAATACGGCAAAATACTTCTCTCGAATGTGATGGTTACGAGGAAAAGAAACCTCATCATGGGTCGTACATGGAGAACTCTTGATATCCAAACGGCTGTATCGATATTGGTTATCCACTTGCTTGCACTTTTCGCACCATTTACGTGTACTTGGCGTGCATTATGGGCGGCCTATGCGACCAGCGTGTTGCGTGGAATTCTTGGTATAGGTCTGTCGTATCACCGAAACCTTGCACACCACAGTTTTAAGCTGCCCAGATGGCTTGAGTACACCTTTGCTTATATTGGAGTCCTTGCTTTTCAG AGAGATCCTATATCTTGGGTGAGCATACATAGATATCACCACCAGTATGTCGATACCGAGAAAGATACACACTCTCCAATCTTTGGATTTTGGTTTAGCCATATGGGTTGGCTCTTTGATAGCGGCTACATGCTTGAAAAGGTACTTCATACTTCCATGTTCCAAAATGATATTAAAAACTGTTTCTCTTGGCAAATGTtcttgtttaacttgatttttcAGTATCAAGAGCGTAATAATGTGGAGGATTTAAAGAAACAAGCATTCTATAGATTCATCAAAAAGACTTATGTATTGCATTTATTTGCATATGTTGTCCTCGTTTATGCTTTTGGTGGATTTACATACCTTGTTTGGGTCGTG GGAGTTTCAACAACATTTGCATATCAGGGGACCTTTCTTGTGAATTCAGCTTGTCATATATGGGGAAACCAAGCTTGGAACACAGGTGATCTCTCCAAGAATAATTG GTGGGTAACATTGATTGCTTTAGGTGAAGGATGGCATAATAATCATCATGCATTTGAGTATTCAGCTCGACAGGGGTTAGAATGGTGGCAATTTGATTTTGTTTGGTATATGATATTGTTTCTCGAAGCAATAGGGTTAGCCACCAATGTCAAATTACCAACTGAGGATCATAAGCTTAAGAAGTCGTTTGCTTCTCTTAACAAGTTCAAATGA